The proteins below are encoded in one region of Phaseolus vulgaris cultivar G19833 chromosome 1, P. vulgaris v2.0, whole genome shotgun sequence:
- the LOC137814792 gene encoding histone-lysine N-methyltransferase EZA1-like, which translates to MVKKTTKSPSNHDKQLRETTKYATRRILKTRIKQSANEIHAKQGKSAKEKVRRHWKNIEPLFAEVKSVISERGCLGSEENTNILSSRIRSPFYKHISPPKSIADNDEISNEDFPMAKSIEIPYVEKLPSYTSWVYVPRNEKMAEDQSVIGKQQIYCDINKGEMVICSDSEEETVNLEDVKHDFTEAEDQILWKTLHEYGSTENVLSIVKEFVNTTVSQIQERFEKLKEIEMESLNKLSKDCHCSGCESHLGICLEKGLSASLGSFDNLFCRQCLIFNCSLHGTSQPLIYPTEKQQVWSENEGDDRQPCSDQCALLLKDVRLSLESSAEGSSKAKSVNPTKENSTLPPKESLDSCNKLKTILDDTVINIDNHNKELNLDVGSEGKCAMYHESCRSLVEYTSKITVSGSSNHGERDKEVVEGQKDIQLSNSTELHAKEITSNLDWKPLERDLYLKGVEVFGKNSCLIARNLLPGLKTCSEVARYMFAEEESMLHRSMPLSIANNNDHTNAESMEEETPSRSQLQRKKGKYSRKSVVLSPRWRKKGDGKKRSTAQYTPCSCQGMCTKECTCHRDDTRCEKYCGCSKFCGNRYRGCYCSKNQCRTRQCPCYAINRECDPDICRNCWVSCSDSSSRVLPGELSKELPEGGYGQCENMNLLLGKKERILLAKSNVVGWGVFAKNPIKKDACLGEYTGELITHKEAEKRGKIYNQINHSFLFDLNDKWVIDARRYGDKLKFANHSSKPNCYAKVMFVRGDHRVGIYAKENIKVGEEILYDYFYKKECAPLWARPSNDEASKKHGSVVSQCKTKVNQHKKRTQGRKK; encoded by the exons ATGGTGAAGAAAACAACTAAGTCGCCTTCAAATCATGAT AAACAACTTCGAGAGACAACAAAATATGCTACAAGAAGAATCTTGAAGACCAGGATAAAACAATCAGCAAATGAAATCCATGCAAAGCAAGGGAAATCAGCTAAA GAAAAAGTTAGAAGACATTGGAAGAATATTGAGCCTTTGTTTGCAGAGGTTAAATCAGTAATATCAGAGAGGGGGTGTTTGGGTAGTGAGGAGAATACCAATATTCTATCTTCAAGAATTCGAAGTCCATTCTATAAGCACATTAGTCCCCCGAAGAGTATTGCAGATAACGATGAAATCAGCAACGAGGACTTTCCAATGGCAAAAAGCATTGAGATTCCATACGTGGAAAAACTACCCTCGTATACATCTTGGGTTTATGTGCCTAG AAATGAGAAAATGGCTGAAGATCAATCAGTTATTGGTAAGCAACAAATTTACTGTGATATCAATAAAGGTGAAATGGTTATATGCAGTGACAGTGAGGAAGAGACGGTAAATCTTGAAGATGTTAAACATGACTTCACTGAGGCTGAAGACCAAATTCTGTG GAAGACACTTCATGAATATGGATCAACTGAAAACGTACTGAGTATCGTTAAAGAGTTTGTTAACACAACTGTTTCACAAATCCAG GAGAGGTTTGAAAAACTCAAGGAAATTGAAATGGAAAGTCTAAACAAGCTTTCTAAAGATTGTCACTGTAGTGGATGCGAATCTCATCTTGGTATATGTTTGGAGAAAGGGTTGAGTGCTAGTTTAGGGTCTTTCGATAACCTTTTTTGTCGTCAATGCTTG ATCTTTAATTGTTCTTTGCATGGCACTTCTCAACCTTTAATATATCCT ACAGAAAAGCAACAAGTTTGGTCTGAAAATGAAGGTGATGACAGACAACCATGTAGTGATCAATGTGCCCTTCTG TTAAAGGATGTGAGGCTTTCATTAGAAAGTTCAGCTGAAGGTTCCTCTAAAGCCAAAAGTGTTAATCCAACAAAAGAGAACTCAACATTGCCTCCTAAAGAGTCTCTGGATTCTTGTAATAAGCTGAAGACAATCTTAGATGATACGGTCATCAACATTGATAATCACAACAAGGAACTGAATTTGGATGTTGGCAGTGAAGGAAAATGCGCAATGTATCATGAATCTTGTAGAAGTCTTGTTGAATATACTTCCAAAATAACAGTTTCTGGTAGTTCTAACCATGGTGAACGAGACAAGGAGGTTGTGGAAGGTCAAAAAGACATCCAACTGTCCAATTCAACAGAACTGCATGCTAAGGAGATAACAAGTAACCTGGATTGGAAACCTCTAGAAAGAGACTTATATTTGAAGGGAGTAGAAGTGTTTGGAAAAAACAG CTGTCTTATTGCTCGTAACTTACTTCCTGGATTGAAAACCTGCTCGGAAGTAGCTAGGTACATGTTTGCTGAGGAGGAGTCAATGCTCCATCGATCCATGCCACTTTCAATTGCAAATAACAATGATCACACTAATGCAGAGAGCATG GAGGAAGAGACGCCATCAAGATCACAGTTGCAGAGAAAAAAGGGAAAATATTCTCGAAAATCAGTTGTGCTCTCACCTAGATGGAGAAAAAAGGGTGATGGGAAAAAACGAAGTACTGCGCAGTATACTCCTTGTAGCTGTCAAGGAATGTGCACAAAGGAATGCACTTGCCATCGTGATGATACTCGTTGTGAAAAATATTGTGG GTGTTCGAAGTTTTGCGGTAACCGGTACAGAGGATGTTATTGTTCTAAGAATCAATGCAGAACTAGACAATGTCCATGCTATGCAATCAACCGTGAATGTGACCCAGATATTTGTCGAAATTGTTGGGTTAG ttgCAGTGATAGTTCATCGAGGGTGCTACCCGGAGAACTATCGAAGGAGCTACCTGAAGGTGGATATGGTCAGTGTGAAAATATGAATCTTCTTTTGGGTAAAAAAGAGAGG ATTCTTTTGGCAAAGTCAAATGTTGTTGGATGGGGAGTCTTTGCAAAG AATCCAATTAAAAAAGATGCTTGTCTCGGAGAGTACACAGGTGAACTAATCACTCATAAAGAAGCAGAGAAACGtggaaaaatatataatcaaataaatCATTCGTTCCTTTTTGATCTTAATGATAAG TGGGTTATCGATGCTCGTCGATATGGAGACAAATTAAAATTTGCAAATCACT